A window of Equus przewalskii isolate Varuska chromosome 6, EquPr2, whole genome shotgun sequence genomic DNA:
ttgtttccttatgatggctattttgaattctctgtcatttaggttgtatatttctgtgtcttcagtgttggtttctggagaattgtcattttccttctggtctgaattgttgctgcagtttctcatgatGTTTGATGAACTGTTCTTTTGTTGGGGCATTCGTGGTATTCTTAGGATGTGTATTCCCCCTGTTACTGCTGGGGGGAGCAGGAGCAGTGTTTCTGGCCCCACTTCACCTACGGGAAGCTGTGGGTGTATTATGGGTCCTTGCCCAAGCCTGGGATGCattcaggcacttgtgtggactCTCCTTCTTGAGCAGAGCTTCCTTACTAGGCTAGGGCCACTCTTTGGTGCCTCAGGGATGCTCAGAGCTCCCCTTCTCCACCAGAAAGTGATCACCAGTGGGCTCAAAGCCACTGTGCCTATTCCTGTAGCTGCTGGGATGTGGTCTTTCTTTGGGAGCACTGCTGCACTGTGAGCATTCATGCATGCCTGGAAAGTGTTTGCACCAGCGTGGAAATCTGCTGAAGTCTTGTTTAAGATCTGCAGTCCTTGGGGCTGCTGAGCTGGTGGGTGGGGATGAGCTAGGACCTGGGCTATGGCTGCTCCCTTATGGCACAGGGGAATGGTGGGTTCCTTCTCTCCATAGGAGAACAACCATGAGTGTGGGCTaaatgttccctcctcctcctcttacaGTCGCCACACTCTGTGTTCCCACTTTCTGGGCACTTGCACCACATTGGAaagtgtttgtgtgcatgcatgggGCTCCCAGGGAAGAGCAGGgtgtgctcacctatctctgccacttcctagggGGCCAGaccatccaccctcagatgtatagctatGTGTGTCTCaagcatcctgttgtgctgtgtgggcttcctccattggtcagtgaGTGTCCATTTAGTTGCAGTTCAAAATGGGGAGAGAATaaaggaacagctcactctgccatcttgctgatgtcacttttcccatcttcctctattttatatgtgggatgcctgccacagcatgacttgacaagcagtgggtaggtctgtgcccaggatcccaaccaacGAACCCCAGgtctctgaagtggagtgcatgaacttaaccactattccatcGGGTTGGCACTGGACCCTCTATTCTACCATAAAACATtgcaaaaagaaatcaaagatattaataaatgaagaggtgtaacatgttcatggattggaagactcaatgttTTATTCAAACATAGATTGAATTATCtatagattgaatgcaatcccaatcaaaattctaagagatttttttgaagaaattagcaagcagattttaaaatttataaggaaaggcaaaggacttagaatacccaaaacaatttgaaaaaggaaaataaaattagaggaatGAAATTACTTGTGTtgaagacttactataaagctacaacatttcagaatataattttagttttaaagaaaagttgtaaagatagtacagagagtttctgTGTACCCTTTTGTCAGTTTCCCCTAATGGTAACATCTGCCACAACTATAGTACATACATGGTCAGACTAGGAGATTGAcattggtacattattattaactgaaagcCAGactttatgtgaatttcaccagtttttccactcatgtctttttctgttccaggataacattgcatttaattgtcatgtgCACTTGtctttgacagtttctcagtctgtctttgtttttcatggtCTTGACAGAGTGGCTTAATTTCAAAGAATAGTATACAGCTGTGAAAAAGAATGTACTTGAGGTACTTGATAAAACATGGCACATTCAAAAGGGATGATTAAAGAGACTTAAGGAAGGGACTACTTATAAAGGTAGGTAAAAGGGGTGGTGAAGCACGAGGGGCTAGCAACAGTAGGAAGGGAAATTCTGAAATACCTGTCTTTGTAGGAAAGGGTCACTGCTAACCTGAGTCTGTCAAAGAGGGAACcagaaggacaaatactctaACCCTACCCAACTCCTTCTTCCCCTAATCACCTGCAAGAACCTCCCATTGACGAAACTCAGCCTGAAGTCAGAAGGCAAGGAAGCCTGGTTGATTCAAACCACTGAGATTAGCTTCACGGTATACAGTGCAAAGTGTGAAAGGTGAGAGTGATCctgaagagacagaaggaaatagTCCAGCAGAATTATGCATCACTTAAAAATCCCACCCTGGATAAAATCAAATGTCCTTGTGAGGGTCAACGAGGGCTATATAACATAGCACCTGCCTTCCTGTCTAATTTAATCTCCTATCAGGCCCCACATGCAACTTGTGCTTTAATCCTACCAGTGGACTTCTACTTACTCAGAGTCTCCAAGCTCTTCCCTCTACCTGAATTTTTTACCTTTGCTTTACGTTTCCATTCTTCTAGATTTGGCTCAGCCTTCATCTCCCTTATCTTCAAAGCATTTCCTGATGCTTCCCCGAACTTAGGCTAAGCTAAGCCTTACTCCCTCTGATCCCTATATCTTTCCTTAATTCCTTAAATGATAGCacatcttataattttttgtagtCGATAATATTTACTTCGTCCTCTCAAGCAGTCCCTGAATAAAACATGTGTGTCCTTGTGTAGGAGGTTTGAGGATTTCAGGGCTGATCAAGGAAAAAGACATGACCACAAGATGGCAGTAGCGTATTACTTTATTTGGGTGATTGACAGGCGTGTGTGCAGGGGAAGTCCCCTGTGGCAGGAGACCATCCAGAGGGAACACCCTCTGGATGAGTGGCAGGAGACCactcaggagggaaggaggatgaGGGAACTCCCAGGGGGTCAGAGAAGGGCCTACATGTCTAAGTGATATCAGTGCTGCAGTGGGCAGTCTCTGAATCAGAGAGCTCCAATGAGCAGAGTCAGCTTGAGGTCTTTATAGCCTTGGAGTTTATCTTTCTAAGGCTAACAGATATTGGGGTCAGTTTTACAAGGCGCAAAGTGGGCAGGCACTAAATGGCTGAAAATATGCTTATTTGGATTATAGTAAAAACAATTGTCTGTATAAAATTTCGAGTTTGGCACCGGTGGGCTTTGGAGCTAATGGGTCCCAGGCTACTGTGAAGAAGTAAACAACCTAAGAGCTCATATAAAGAGgctgtcttttgctcatttatatAACAACCGGAGTCCATGTCTTATATTGCTCTATATCCACAACACTTAGCAGAATTCCTGTCTCACAGCAGAGACTCAACTGATAATTAagcaaatgaaggaaagaagagaggaagggaagaagtccAATACACTcttggttctttttcctttctttcttttttttttgtgatgaggaagattggctctgagctaacatctgtgccaatctttctctatttttcgtatgtaggatgccgctgcagcatggcttgatgagttgtgtgcaggtctgtgcttgggatccgaacccgtgaaccctgggccaccgaagtggagcatgtgaacttaacgactatgccaccgggccagcccctactcttggtcttaaattttccttttcatttttctttgctttatagcGTTGTACTACTTGAGACGTTTGTTATTCAAAAAAGTGAATTACATGTTTTGTGTtatttctaacaaatatttactttaaacttTTGgcaaaacattagtttggagattcaTTTACAGAACATATACTAATTCTAAAACTCCCATAGAAGATGCAAAGTATAGTGTTTAGTGGGTTTGGTTTAATTATCTGGGTTACAGAAATGCTCATTACAGAAAGCAATgcaacagaggaagagaaaaggcaggTGAGGAACTGACAAGCTTTTTGAGTGTTTATTCTAATTCATATGGTAGCAGAAACTCTTTTCACAAAAGCAAATCAGCCAATGTTTTGGCAGTTTTTGTAGGATAAGATCAATTTAGTAAAAACTTCCTCTTTTATGCTTTCTAGGTAGAGAACGGGGTTGTTTGCTCTCTTGAATGCAATACATATCTTTTTAAAGCTGTTTGCTGCCTCTTGGAAGAGCTCGAGGGCAAGTTCTACTTTATATCTGTTTGTCAGTATGAACCTGGCTCCTTGAGATGCAGCCTCAGCCTCAGTATGGATCACTCGCAGAATTTCATGGAAGTAACTAGAACTGTAACCCTCATTCTGTTGTTCTCTTATGTGTATGAGTTCTTCAACCAATTTCATAATTTGAGCTGTTGTCTTCTTTATAATATCTTCTTCAAAGTCTTCCACAGAGGGTCCATATACTTGGAACTTTTGAGAGGTGATAACATGTTTGGAATAATTgatagaaaatgttttccttgtaTTACGATATCTGATTTTGTTCACAATATTGGGATGCTGTTTAAAATGCTCCAGGAGGATGTTCTCTAGCTCAATATCAATATCAGGACCCTCAGCAGACGGGAGTGTGGGAGGCAACAGAATGCAGATGTTCTCTGACCAGATCTTGTTGAACATCTCTCTCAGCTCCTTATCATGTAACTCTTTCCCACTGGGGGACACAGCCATCTCTCTGATTTTTTCTAATAGCTTAtgttcaaattttactttttcctccttcaaaaggtcttgtattttctttccacTAATTAAATACTCACATTTTCTCATAGTTTCTCTTATAAGCTCCTCTTTAAGATTCTTCAGATTAGCTTCAAATCTTCCTTTCCACTGAGCCAAgatatctctatctctgtcttctCGAAAATACCTTTCAAGTTCTTGCTTAATGGCTTCATGTCTTCCTGCAATTCGATTCTCAATTGAGCTTCTCTTGATCTCCTCAACTTCTCCATTCTGAATCTTGTTGGTCAGCTGATTCTGCAAGTCCAGCATATGACTTCTCAGTTCCCAGGTCCAGCTGTTGTACATGGTCTCCAGTTTATTCATAGCCTTGACTTCCTGGGTGTTCCTGAACCTGAAAATGAAGTTCTCATTCACTAAGGCCTTCCATAAATCCTGTATCCACACTTTAAGTTCTGATATCTTCAAAATACCTCCCTTGGATTCTTCTTTGGCATGCTTAAGAATCCTGCTTTTCAGCTCCTGAACATTGTGGCTATAGCAGGGATTAGGAGGGGCCATTGGGGGAGAACCTTCCCAGAGGTGAGCAAAGTAATGGATGTGGGTCTTGACATCAAACTTAATGACATCACTGAAGTGGCATACATCTGAGCACTGTTCTTGTTCAGCTGCAGCAAGTGTCATTTCATCCAATCTCTCTTGCAGCCATCTTTGCCTTTCCATACTTTGATTTGTATCTATAATTTCTTCTGTGTTCTGATGAACAAACAGGCACCTTGGGGAGATGTTCAGTTGTTTCATCCTGAGAAAGGCATGGACAGCTATTTGCAGAATATCTTGTATTTCTGATAGATCATTCCCAAAAACATTGATTAGAGTTAAGTTTCCAAGTCCAATGATAAAGGTTGCCAACTCATTTTCCTCACTATGTGCTTTGTTAATGAACTCTGAGGGCCGAAGTCCTTCTGTGTCCACAACAAGCACAAAATCAAAGCCCAGCTGTTCCTTGAGCATCTCTTCCACCTTCAGGAGCTGCATATGGGCCCCCCGGGTGCACCCCTCAGCACTGAGACTGAACTGAAGCCCAAACATTGCATTCAGCAGAGTggactttcctgagttctgtagGCCAAGGACAGAGAGAACAAACACCCGTTTGTCTCTAAGTTTCTCAGAGACCTTGTCTAAAACAGCTGCCACCCACTTCAGGGGCACATAAGATGCATCTCCATCCATCAGCTCAATGGGAGTTCCAGATACCATCAGGTCAGCAGCcatttggggaagggagagaaatagTGTATTTGTTTGGGAAGAAGCTTCTTCCAGAGCTTCGTAGATCTGGCCCATCTCTCTCAGGAGATGCTCAATTCCCAGGGTAGAGTCACTGATCTCTTTGGAAACAGCTTGTAGCTCAGCCTCCCAGCGTCTGAGGGAGTCTCTCTTTGACAGCTTCTGCTTCTCTGTTCGCACCTGAGCCAACAGAAAACGGTGCCTCTGGTGGAGCTTTTCTAACTCTCCTGTGGTTAGTTGGTCCATTAACATGCTCAGCCCCTGCAGAAAGTAGAGCTCTGTGTGGGTCTCTGGATGTGACTGAAGACTTTCAAACAGAGACTTCATCAGGTCATTAAGGTTAATAACTTTGTGGTACTGTTCACAACGTGTtatctgcttttccttctcaATCTCATTCGTGTATTGCTCAATgctcctgtttcctttttctctgag
This region includes:
- the LOC103567287 gene encoding interferon-induced very large GTPase 1-like isoform X2, producing MAKVNSLLINKTSLHGTQPRAETEPPFCFLEKLLVLDYHLRYLVYRGNIDTISTVSQTLRTTEQERTFENFFIIKETQSNAVQICIHPMDIQMAIFHCADDFTRQYIFTKLSICQFALPLLVPNPCNSQIEFPLWSLRQLRRSWREVEKIGWEKKFRNYNNQLISWQPIHIISFIRVGNYVSTSKSQILNALLSKGKHDHFSSHHSREDNNRCLLIDGMVEICWFCPGGRAEDRFENCIAFTNLHGNAEIHERQVKFLQQVSSVTVILLSTSNFDKMTSSLLLEFWNSPKPLICLFENAENIMDENSAHKVRIGIKNLNKIELADKITATLTQLLKKSGSPYSLSDWANIARKYEFIIDEDQRGCQEAGKKADILMDILRKVKLPEIKEKLLPLQGGLWRDWCKKDKELHQLREKGNRSIEQYTNEIEKEKQITRCEQYHKVINLNDLMKSLFESLQSHPETHTELYFLQGLSMLMDQLTTGELEKLHQRHRFLLAQVRTEKQKLSKRDSLRRWEAELQAVSKEISDSTLGIEHLLREMGQIYEALEEASSQTNTLFLSLPQMAADLMVSGTPIELMDGDASYVPLKWVAAVLDKVSEKLRDKRVFVLSVLGLQNSGKSTLLNAMFGLQFSLSAEGCTRGAHMQLLKVEEMLKEQLGFDFVLVVDTEGLRPSEFINKAHSEENELATFIIGLGNLTLINVFGNDLSEIQDILQIAVHAFLRMKQLNISPRCLFVHQNTEEIIDTNQSMERQRWLQERLDEMTLAAAEQEQCSDVCHFSDVIKFDVKTHIHYFAHLWEGSPPMAPPNPCYSHNVQELKSRILKHAKEESKGGILKISELKVWIQDLWKALVNENFIFRFRNTQEVKAMNKLETMYNSWTWELRSHMLDLQNQLTNKIQNGEVEEIKRSSIENRIAGRHEAIKQELERYFREDRDRDILAQWKGRFEANLKNLKEELIRETMRKCEYLISGKKIQDLLKEEKVKFEHKLLEKIREMAVSPSGKELHDKELREMFNKIWSENICILLPPTLPSAEGPDIDIELENILLEHFKQHPNIVNKIRYRNTRKTFSINYSKHVITSQKFQVYGPSVEDFEEDIIKKTTAQIMKLVEELIHIREQQNEGYSSSYFHEILRVIHTEAEAASQGARFILTNRYKVELALELFQEAANSFKKICIAFKRANNPVLYLESIKEEVFTKLILSYKNCQNIG
- the LOC103567287 gene encoding interferon-induced very large GTPase 1-like isoform X1, with amino-acid sequence MESTLKAHLLNILEDLLEEELVKFKFQLTNIALSEGYNHIPRGTVQQATPVTLADLLIRYYGEEHAKTVTQEVLKAINQRSLLEKLHQSMEKSGSSAQKVAKKTNKRKQENEAGPNEDKQQLTISKRFRNIFNQKKISNESAPYPRDPQPSNDKEVTTKNQYFHDLIRRLNLDSYYPKKMAKVNSLLINKTSLHGTQPRAETEPPFCFLEKLLVLDYHLRYLVYRGNIDTISTVSQTLRTTEQERTFENFFIIKETQSNAVQICIHPMDIQMAIFHCADDFTRQYIFTKLSICQFALPLLVPNPCNSQIEFPLWSLRQLRRSWREVEKIGWEKKFRNYNNQLISWQPIHIISFIRVGNYVSTSKSQILNALLSKGKHDHFSSHHSREDNNRCLLIDGMVEICWFCPGGRAEDRFENCIAFTNLHGNAEIHERQVKFLQQVSSVTVILLSTSNFDKMTSSLLLEFWNSPKPLICLFENAENIMDENSAHKVRIGIKNLNKIELADKITATLTQLLKKSGSPYSLSDWANIARKYEFIIDEDQRGCQEAGKKADILMDILRKVKLPEIKEKLLPLQGGLWRDWCKKDKELHQLREKGNRSIEQYTNEIEKEKQITRCEQYHKVINLNDLMKSLFESLQSHPETHTELYFLQGLSMLMDQLTTGELEKLHQRHRFLLAQVRTEKQKLSKRDSLRRWEAELQAVSKEISDSTLGIEHLLREMGQIYEALEEASSQTNTLFLSLPQMAADLMVSGTPIELMDGDASYVPLKWVAAVLDKVSEKLRDKRVFVLSVLGLQNSGKSTLLNAMFGLQFSLSAEGCTRGAHMQLLKVEEMLKEQLGFDFVLVVDTEGLRPSEFINKAHSEENELATFIIGLGNLTLINVFGNDLSEIQDILQIAVHAFLRMKQLNISPRCLFVHQNTEEIIDTNQSMERQRWLQERLDEMTLAAAEQEQCSDVCHFSDVIKFDVKTHIHYFAHLWEGSPPMAPPNPCYSHNVQELKSRILKHAKEESKGGILKISELKVWIQDLWKALVNENFIFRFRNTQEVKAMNKLETMYNSWTWELRSHMLDLQNQLTNKIQNGEVEEIKRSSIENRIAGRHEAIKQELERYFREDRDRDILAQWKGRFEANLKNLKEELIRETMRKCEYLISGKKIQDLLKEEKVKFEHKLLEKIREMAVSPSGKELHDKELREMFNKIWSENICILLPPTLPSAEGPDIDIELENILLEHFKQHPNIVNKIRYRNTRKTFSINYSKHVITSQKFQVYGPSVEDFEEDIIKKTTAQIMKLVEELIHIREQQNEGYSSSYFHEILRVIHTEAEAASQGARFILTNRYKVELALELFQEAANSFKKICIAFKRANNPVLYLESIKEEVFTKLILSYKNCQNIG